The Bos javanicus breed banteng chromosome 11, ARS-OSU_banteng_1.0, whole genome shotgun sequence genome includes a window with the following:
- the SET gene encoding protein SET has protein sequence MSAPAAKVSKKELNSNHDGADETSEKEQQEAIEHIDEVQNEIDRLNEQASEEILKVEQKYNKLRQPFFQKRSELIAKIPNFWVTTFVNHPQVSALLGEEDEEALHYLTRVEVTEFEDIKSGYRIDFYFDENPYFENKILSKEFHLNESGDPSSKSTEIKWKSGKDLTKRSSQTQNKASRKRQHEEPESFFTWFTDHSDAGADELGEVIKDDIWPNPLQYYLVPDMDDEEGEGEEDDDDDEEEEGLEDIDEEGDEDEGEEDEDDDEGEEGEEDEGEDD, from the exons ATGTCGGCGCCGGCGGCCAAAGTCAGTAAAAAGGAGCTCAACTCCAACCACGACGGGGCCGACGAGACCTCAG aaaaagaacagcaagaagcAATTGAACATATTgatgaagtacaaaatgaaatagACAG ACTTAATGAACAAGCCAGTGAGGAGATTTTGAAAGTAGAACAGAAATATAACAAACTCCGCCAACCATTTTTTCAGAAGAGGTCAGAATTGATCGCCAAAATCCCAAATTTTTGGGTAACAACATTTGTTAACCATCCACAAG TGTCTGCACTGCTTGGGGAGGAGGATGAAGAGGCGCTGCATTATTTGACAAGAGTTGAAGTGACAGAATTTGAAGACATTAAATCAGGTTACAGAATAGATTTT TATTTTGATGAAAACCCTTACTTCGAAAATAAAATTCTCTCCAAAGAATTTCATCTGAATGAGAGTGGTGATCCATCTTCAAAGTCCACTGAAATCAAATGGAAATCTGGAAAG GATTTGACGAAACGATCAAGTCAAACACAGAATAAAGCCAGCAGGAAGAGACAGCATGAGGAACCAGAAAGCTTCTTCACCTGGTTTACTGATCATTCTGATGCAGGTGCAGATGAGTTAGGAGAGGTCATCAAAGATGATATTTGGCCAAATCCATTACAGTACTACTTG GTTCCTGACATGGATGatgaggaaggggaaggagaagaggatgacgaCGACGACGAAGAGGAAGAAGGATTGGAAGACATTGATGAAGAAGGGGATGAGGATGAAGGTGAagaagatgaagatgatgatgagggggaggaaggagag GAAGATGAAGGAGAAGATGACTAA